The following are encoded together in the Microscilla marina ATCC 23134 genome:
- a CDS encoding ExbD/TolR family protein, producing the protein MNLQSKNQISTTFSLASLTDIIFLLLIFFMLTSSFVTPSAVPVDLPSTKVSKSLIAKQVEVTITKELEYYINEQQVTLEEVEAKLKAKLEGIENPKIVLNIDKTVAVEYLVKVASIANKLGAKIAIATEAETVED; encoded by the coding sequence ATGAATTTACAATCCAAAAATCAAATATCGACTACTTTTAGCCTGGCATCGCTCACTGATATTATATTTTTGCTACTCATATTTTTTATGCTTACCTCATCGTTTGTGACTCCATCGGCAGTACCCGTTGACTTGCCTTCTACCAAGGTGTCTAAGTCACTGATTGCTAAACAGGTAGAGGTTACCATTACCAAAGAACTAGAGTATTACATCAATGAGCAACAAGTAACTCTGGAAGAGGTAGAAGCCAAACTTAAGGCAAAGCTTGAAGGGATAGAAAACCCTAAAATTGTACTTAATATAGATAAAACCGTTGCCGTTGAATATTTGGTAAAAGTGGCTTCTATAGCCAATAAACTAGGGGCTAAAATAGCCATTGCTACTGAGGCAGAGACTGTCGAGGATTAG